A genomic segment from Dechloromonas denitrificans encodes:
- a CDS encoding methyl-accepting chemotaxis protein — translation MKRIDDLLIWIATALCLVIWGWSQTGGSVSPHLFLLVAATLAGAVLLSFGERKRWKTKQQRYIAELDKVMSEYHTLSSDAMAHAEMQFSSLEREMVDAQEIIRASVNKLSGSLTGLESQSSDQRQILRSLIDEMLQMTGSENSHIQEQAGLQRFFDETNALIGEFVRKMVQLRTTSLGIASSFEQMQNQVSLINTMLNDVAGITKQTDLLALNAAIEAARAGEAGRGFAVVADEVRNLAARTGDFNTDIRKALADILGSLHDVGTQITEASQMDMSIADKSQAMLRDLGNELMELTGKAREHSQHITEVTEQMHHLTQEGVMAMQFEDIVTQMMSRISQRTLNVGEYMHAFLSLHDDQNQTDGLQRFRTRSQRLVELLVNSHVKTDAIRSGGGSAATSGGSNDGDIELF, via the coding sequence ATGAAACGAATCGACGACCTGCTGATCTGGATTGCAACAGCACTCTGCCTGGTGATCTGGGGATGGTCACAAACTGGCGGCAGCGTTTCGCCCCATTTGTTTCTCCTCGTTGCGGCGACGCTGGCTGGCGCAGTCCTGCTTTCTTTCGGGGAGCGCAAGCGCTGGAAGACAAAACAGCAAAGATACATTGCCGAACTCGACAAGGTCATGTCGGAATATCACACGCTATCAAGCGATGCGATGGCCCATGCCGAAATGCAGTTCTCCTCGCTCGAAAGAGAAATGGTCGATGCGCAGGAAATCATCCGGGCTTCGGTCAACAAACTTTCCGGCAGCCTGACCGGTCTGGAATCGCAATCATCCGACCAGCGCCAGATTCTGCGCTCGCTGATCGATGAAATGCTGCAGATGACAGGCTCCGAGAATAGCCATATTCAGGAACAAGCCGGGCTGCAGCGCTTTTTCGACGAAACCAACGCACTGATCGGCGAATTCGTCCGCAAGATGGTTCAACTCCGGACAACCAGCCTGGGCATTGCCAGCAGCTTCGAGCAAATGCAGAACCAGGTCTCGCTGATCAACACGATGCTCAACGATGTGGCCGGGATTACCAAACAGACCGACCTGCTGGCGCTCAATGCGGCCATCGAAGCAGCCCGAGCCGGAGAAGCCGGCCGCGGTTTTGCCGTCGTAGCCGATGAAGTCCGCAATCTTGCCGCCCGAACCGGCGATTTCAATACCGACATTCGCAAGGCGCTGGCAGACATTCTCGGTTCGCTGCACGATGTAGGCACGCAGATTACCGAAGCCAGCCAGATGGACATGAGCATCGCCGACAAATCCCAAGCCATGTTGCGTGATCTTGGCAATGAATTGATGGAATTGACCGGCAAGGCTCGCGAACACTCCCAGCACATCACCGAAGTCACCGAACAAATGCATCACCTGACCCAGGAAGGGGTAATGGCCATGCAGTTCGAGGACATCGTCACCCAGATGATGTCCCGTATCAGCCAGCGCACCCTGAATGTCGGCGAGTACATGCACGCCTTCCTCAGCCTGCACGATGACCAGAACCAGACGGATGGACTGCAACGTTTTCGTACGCGCAGCCAGCGCCTGGTTGAGCTGCTGGTCAACTCGCACGTCAAAACCGATGCCATTCGTTCGGGAGGCGGTTCTGCTGCGACTTCCGGCGGCAGCAACGATGGCGATATCGAACTTTTCTAG
- a CDS encoding NAD(P)(+) transhydrogenase (Re/Si-specific) subunit beta has protein sequence MNLPAYVQGAWFLGALLFILGLKGMSSPASARKGIVWAGYGMLIAIAGTFLIPGLKNIALMALALVIGSAAAWISGKRVKMTDMPQMVAIYNGMGGGAAAAIAAIEFARGETHSLVTIILAVIGALIGAVSFTGSCVAWAKLQGVLKKAYRLPAQNAVNVVLASISVALGIAMVMLAPANPELIYGFFIVALVLGLIVTLPIGGADMPVVISLFNAFTGLAVGFEGYVLGNPALIIAGIVVGAAGTLLTQLMAKAMNRPISNILFTPMVASGGGEAIAGTMKEVGAIDAAAMMRYASKVIIVPGYGMAVAHAQHKVWEMTSILEEAGVEVKFAIHPVAGRMPGHMNVLLAEAGVPYDKIFDLEEINGEFGQADVALIIGANDVVNPSARTDKSSPIYGMPILNADQAQNVIVIKRGKGTGYSGVENALFYTDNCRMLYGDAQPMAGEIIQHLKTMG, from the coding sequence ATGAACTTGCCCGCCTACGTTCAAGGAGCCTGGTTCCTCGGTGCACTGCTCTTCATTCTCGGCCTCAAGGGCATGAGCTCTCCGGCCAGCGCCCGCAAGGGGATCGTCTGGGCCGGTTACGGCATGCTGATTGCGATTGCCGGCACCTTCCTCATCCCCGGCCTGAAAAACATCGCCTTGATGGCATTGGCGCTGGTCATTGGCTCTGCTGCTGCCTGGATCTCGGGCAAGCGGGTCAAGATGACCGACATGCCGCAGATGGTTGCCATTTATAACGGCATGGGTGGCGGTGCCGCTGCCGCCATCGCGGCGATCGAATTCGCCCGTGGCGAGACGCACAGCCTGGTCACGATCATCCTTGCCGTGATCGGCGCATTGATCGGCGCAGTGTCCTTTACCGGCTCCTGCGTTGCCTGGGCAAAACTGCAAGGCGTACTCAAGAAAGCCTACCGGCTGCCGGCACAAAACGCGGTCAACGTCGTTCTGGCCAGCATTTCCGTTGCGCTGGGCATCGCCATGGTCATGTTGGCGCCGGCCAATCCCGAGCTGATTTACGGCTTTTTCATCGTCGCACTGGTCCTTGGCCTGATCGTCACCCTGCCAATCGGCGGTGCCGACATGCCGGTCGTGATTTCCCTGTTCAACGCCTTTACCGGCCTGGCAGTCGGCTTTGAAGGCTATGTCCTGGGCAATCCGGCCCTGATCATCGCCGGCATCGTGGTCGGGGCGGCCGGAACGCTACTCACCCAGTTGATGGCCAAGGCGATGAATCGTCCGATTTCCAACATCCTGTTCACCCCGATGGTGGCCAGCGGTGGCGGCGAAGCGATTGCCGGAACGATGAAGGAAGTCGGCGCGATCGATGCCGCCGCCATGATGCGCTACGCCAGCAAGGTAATCATCGTGCCGGGCTATGGCATGGCGGTCGCCCACGCCCAGCACAAGGTCTGGGAAATGACCTCGATTCTGGAGGAAGCCGGGGTCGAAGTGAAATTTGCCATCCATCCAGTCGCCGGCCGCATGCCGGGCCACATGAACGTACTGCTGGCCGAAGCCGGCGTGCCTTACGACAAGATTTTCGACCTTGAGGAAATCAACGGTGAATTTGGTCAGGCTGACGTTGCATTGATCATCGGCGCCAACGATGTGGTCAATCCGAGTGCGCGCACCGACAAATCAAGTCCAATTTACGGCATGCCGATCCTGAATGCCGACCAGGCCCAAAATGTCATCGTGATCAAGCGCGGCAAGGGTACCGGTTACTCCGGTGTCGAAAATGCCTTGTTTTATACCGACAACTGCCGGATGCTCTATGGCGATGCGCAGCCAATGGCTGGCGAAATCATCCAGCACCTCAAAACAATGGGCTAA
- a CDS encoding NAD(P) transhydrogenase subunit alpha yields MDGLLALYIFMLAAFTGYEIIAKVPVILHTPLMSGSNFIHGVVVVGAMIALGSAETVVEQAIGFFAVALGAANAAGGYVVTERMLAMFKKKEGA; encoded by the coding sequence ATGGACGGTTTGCTCGCTTTATACATTTTCATGCTCGCGGCTTTCACCGGCTACGAGATCATCGCCAAGGTACCGGTCATCCTGCACACACCGCTGATGTCCGGCTCCAACTTCATTCACGGCGTCGTCGTGGTCGGCGCAATGATCGCGCTCGGCTCGGCCGAAACGGTTGTCGAACAAGCCATCGGCTTCTTCGCCGTCGCCCTCGGCGCAGCCAATGCAGCCGGCGGCTACGTCGTTACTGAACGCATGCTGGCCATGTTCAAGAAAAAGGAAGGTGCATGA
- a CDS encoding NAD(P) transhydrogenase subunit alpha, with the protein MPLTIAVARERAPGEHRVALVPETAKKFAALGANLRMEQSAGTDSHLLDPDYTDVSMVNGIAEAYGTAQLILRVTPPSTEEINAMPEGAVLIGLLKPFEDKARLAALNARKITAFALELLPRISRAQSMDALSSQGSCAGYQCGLIAAARCTKFFPMLTTAAGTIRPARVLVIGAGVAGLQAIATCKRLGAMVEAYDVRAAAKEQIESLGAKFVDTGVSADGAGGYARELTPEEKAAQAEKLAKAVAMSDVVITTAAIPGKKAPVIITVDMIKRMKYGAIIVDMAAESGGNCALTQPGEHVVANDVNIHGPLNLPSRMPTHASELYAKNLYNFLSPWIKDGNLQFDWSDEVVAGTLLCKDGATVHATVKQVLGDA; encoded by the coding sequence ATGCCGTTAACCATTGCGGTTGCGCGGGAGCGCGCGCCCGGCGAACACCGGGTCGCCCTCGTCCCCGAAACCGCCAAGAAATTTGCCGCGCTCGGCGCCAACCTGCGCATGGAGCAAAGCGCCGGCACCGACAGCCACCTGCTCGACCCCGACTACACCGACGTCAGCATGGTGAACGGCATTGCCGAAGCCTATGGCACGGCACAACTGATTTTGCGCGTTACGCCACCGTCGACCGAGGAAATCAACGCCATGCCCGAAGGAGCGGTGCTGATCGGCCTGCTCAAGCCGTTCGAGGACAAGGCCCGGCTGGCTGCCCTCAACGCCCGGAAAATCACCGCTTTCGCACTTGAACTCCTGCCACGCATTTCGCGCGCCCAAAGCATGGATGCGCTGTCCTCGCAAGGCTCCTGCGCCGGCTACCAGTGCGGACTGATCGCCGCTGCCCGGTGCACCAAGTTTTTCCCGATGCTGACCACCGCCGCCGGCACCATCCGCCCGGCTCGCGTACTCGTCATCGGCGCCGGGGTGGCCGGTTTACAGGCGATTGCCACCTGCAAGCGTCTTGGCGCCATGGTTGAAGCCTACGATGTGCGCGCCGCCGCCAAGGAGCAAATCGAGTCGCTCGGTGCCAAGTTCGTGGATACCGGAGTCTCGGCCGATGGCGCCGGTGGCTACGCCCGGGAACTGACTCCGGAAGAAAAAGCGGCACAGGCGGAAAAACTGGCCAAGGCCGTTGCCATGTCGGATGTCGTCATCACGACCGCCGCGATTCCCGGCAAGAAAGCGCCGGTGATTATCACGGTCGACATGATCAAACGCATGAAATACGGGGCGATCATCGTCGACATGGCCGCCGAATCGGGCGGCAATTGCGCGCTGACCCAGCCGGGCGAACATGTCGTTGCCAATGATGTGAATATCCATGGCCCGCTCAATCTGCCGTCACGCATGCCGACGCATGCTTCCGAGCTGTACGCCAAAAACCTCTACAACTTCCTCTCGCCGTGGATCAAGGACGGCAACCTCCAGTTCGACTGGAGCGATGAAGTGGTGGCCGGCACCTTATTGTGCAAGGACGGTGCAACGGTGCACGCCACCGTGAAACAGGTTTTGGGAGACGCATGA
- the aceK gene encoding bifunctional isocitrate dehydrogenase kinase/phosphatase: MKISVGLYGTNAHQIALALIQGFNKHYTLFRATSREAKTRFENADWLAVHTAVKERIRFYEDRVDECVERLHRDFDASQIDQPTWQQIKLLYIGLLLNHKQPELAETFFNSVTTKILHRHYFHNDFIFVRPTVSTENIEADGPPTYRSYYAREDGLRGTIRHIVADFDWLRPFADLERDVDHVYHATRRFLKGMPQREVNFQIQVLASAFYRNKAAYIIGKAINGPVEYPFAIAVLHDENGQLHLDTVLLDAWRIGLLFSLSRAYFMVDMEVPSGYVQFLRSILPNKPRSEIYIMLGLGKQGKTMFFRDFIYHLHHSEDKFIMAPGIRGLVMLVFTLPSYPYVFKLIKDVFGSSKNMDRATVKKKFMMVKQVDRVGRMADTLEFSNVMFPRDRFAQEVLNELETLAPDCYEIDGDQLIIKHLYIERRMEPLNIHLDRMERSNNLDGLEHAIKEYGSAIREMALANIFPGDMLWKNFGVTRYGRVVFYDYDEIEYMTDCNFRKIPPAPDYETEMSGEVWYPVARNDVFPEEFSTFLLASPVLRKIFRKHHADLLTPTFWQTAQQKIRQGHVEDFFPYPEEIRFRHGKPDAS; encoded by the coding sequence ATGAAGATTTCGGTCGGCCTCTACGGCACGAATGCCCACCAGATCGCCTTGGCCTTGATTCAGGGCTTCAATAAGCATTACACGCTGTTTCGCGCCACCAGCCGGGAAGCCAAAACCCGCTTCGAAAATGCGGACTGGCTGGCCGTCCACACCGCGGTCAAGGAGCGCATCCGGTTTTATGAGGATCGTGTCGATGAGTGCGTCGAGCGGCTGCACCGTGATTTCGATGCCAGCCAGATCGACCAGCCGACCTGGCAACAAATCAAATTGCTTTATATCGGGCTGCTGCTCAACCACAAACAGCCCGAACTGGCGGAAACCTTCTTCAATTCAGTCACGACGAAGATTCTCCATCGCCATTACTTTCACAACGATTTCATTTTCGTGCGTCCCACCGTGTCGACCGAGAATATCGAAGCGGATGGCCCGCCGACCTACCGCAGCTATTACGCCAGGGAAGATGGCTTGCGCGGCACGATCCGCCACATCGTCGCAGACTTTGACTGGCTGCGTCCATTTGCCGATCTTGAGCGCGATGTCGACCACGTTTACCACGCAACTCGCCGTTTTTTGAAAGGCATGCCGCAGCGCGAGGTAAATTTCCAGATACAAGTGCTGGCCTCGGCTTTTTATCGCAACAAGGCGGCCTACATCATCGGCAAAGCCATCAACGGTCCAGTTGAATACCCGTTTGCAATCGCCGTCCTGCACGATGAAAACGGACAGCTCCATCTCGACACCGTGCTGCTCGATGCCTGGCGCATCGGCTTGCTGTTTTCGCTGTCTCGCGCCTATTTCATGGTCGACATGGAAGTTCCGTCGGGCTACGTCCAGTTTCTGCGTTCTATCCTGCCCAACAAGCCACGCTCCGAGATTTACATCATGCTGGGCCTCGGCAAGCAGGGGAAAACCATGTTTTTTCGCGACTTCATTTATCACCTGCATCACTCGGAAGACAAATTCATCATGGCTCCCGGCATCCGGGGTCTGGTCATGCTGGTTTTCACGCTGCCCTCCTACCCTTACGTATTCAAGTTGATCAAGGATGTTTTCGGCAGCTCGAAAAACATGGACCGGGCAACGGTCAAAAAGAAATTCATGATGGTCAAGCAAGTCGACCGCGTCGGTCGGATGGCCGACACACTGGAATTTTCCAACGTGATGTTCCCGCGCGACCGCTTCGCCCAGGAAGTACTCAACGAACTGGAAACCCTGGCGCCGGACTGCTACGAGATAGACGGCGACCAGTTGATCATCAAGCACCTTTATATTGAACGTCGGATGGAACCGCTCAACATCCACCTCGACCGGATGGAGCGCAGCAACAACCTTGACGGACTGGAGCATGCCATCAAGGAATACGGCAGCGCCATCCGCGAAATGGCGCTGGCCAACATCTTCCCCGGCGACATGCTGTGGAAGAACTTCGGCGTCACGCGCTACGGCCGCGTCGTGTTCTACGACTACGATGAAATCGAGTACATGACTGACTGCAATTTCCGGAAAATTCCGCCCGCGCCGGACTATGAAACCGAAATGTCAGGCGAGGTCTGGTATCCAGTCGCCAGGAACGATGTCTTTCCGGAGGAGTTCAGCACCTTCCTGCTTGCCTCGCCGGTGCTGCGAAAAATTTTTCGCAAACATCATGCTGACCTCCTGACGCCGACTTTCTGGCAAACTGCACAGCAAAAAATTCGCCAAGGGCATGTTGAAGACTTTTTCCCCTACCCTGAGGAAATTCGTTTTCGTCATGGCAAGCCCGATGCGAGCTAA
- a CDS encoding NADP-dependent isocitrate dehydrogenase produces the protein MAAGKSKIIYTLTDEAPLLATCAFLPIIRTFTGPAGIEVEKADISVSARVLAEFSEFLKDDQKMPNTLGELGKKCLLPDTNIIKLPNISASVAQLKACVKELQEKGYAVPDYPEAANTDEEKALKARFGKCLGSAVNPVLREGNSDRRAPGAVKNYAKKRPHSMGEWKQWSQTHVSHMEHGDFYHGEKSLTLDKAREVRMELIAKGGKTTVLKPKLSLLEGEIIDSMFMSKKALCDFYEAQLEDCRESGILFSLHVKATMMKVSHPIVFGHCVKIYYKDAFEKHGKTFDELGINVNNGMVDLYDKIKNLPESKRDEIIRDLHACQEHRPRLAMVDSAKGITNFHSPNDIIVDASMPAMIRQGGKMWGADGKTYDSKCVMPESTFARIYQEMINFVKWHGNFDPKTMGTVPNVGLMAQQAEEYGSHDKTFEIAEDGIANIVDNATGEVLLTQNVEAGDIWRMCQVKDAPIRDWVKLAVTRARQSGMPAIFWLDAYRPHENELIKKVQKYLKDHDTNGLDIQIMSQVRAMRYTLERVARGLDTISVTGNILRDYLTDLFPIMELGTSAKMLSIVPLMNGGGMYETGAGGSAPKHVQQLTQENHLRWDSLGEFLALAVSLEELGIKENNARAKLLAKTLDAATGKLLDNNKSPSPKTGELDNRGSQFYLAMFWAQELAAQTEDKELAAHFAKLAKTLSDNEGQIVAEMKTVQGKPVDIGGYYKADPEKCKAVMRPSPTLNAALKAARAG, from the coding sequence ATGGCAGCTGGGAAGTCGAAGATCATTTACACACTTACGGACGAGGCGCCGCTGCTGGCTACCTGCGCATTCCTGCCGATCATCCGCACCTTCACCGGCCCGGCCGGCATCGAAGTTGAAAAGGCTGATATCTCCGTTTCCGCCCGCGTCCTGGCCGAATTCTCCGAATTCCTCAAGGATGACCAGAAAATGCCCAATACGCTGGGCGAACTGGGCAAGAAATGTCTGTTGCCGGACACCAATATCATCAAGCTGCCCAACATTTCGGCCTCCGTCGCCCAGCTCAAGGCTTGTGTCAAGGAGCTGCAGGAAAAGGGCTACGCGGTTCCTGATTACCCGGAAGCAGCCAATACCGACGAAGAAAAGGCGCTCAAGGCCCGTTTCGGCAAGTGTCTTGGCTCCGCCGTCAATCCGGTGCTGCGCGAAGGTAACTCCGACCGCCGCGCGCCGGGTGCCGTCAAGAATTACGCCAAGAAGCGCCCGCACTCGATGGGCGAATGGAAACAATGGTCGCAGACCCACGTTTCCCACATGGAACACGGTGACTTCTACCACGGCGAAAAGTCGCTGACCCTCGACAAGGCGCGTGAAGTGCGCATGGAACTGATCGCCAAGGGCGGCAAGACCACCGTGCTGAAGCCGAAGCTGTCGCTGCTCGAAGGCGAGATCATCGACTCGATGTTCATGAGCAAGAAGGCGCTGTGCGACTTCTACGAAGCCCAGCTGGAAGACTGCCGCGAGTCCGGCATCCTTTTCTCGCTGCACGTCAAGGCAACGATGATGAAGGTCTCGCATCCGATCGTTTTCGGTCACTGCGTCAAGATCTACTACAAGGATGCTTTCGAGAAGCACGGCAAGACCTTCGACGAACTGGGCATCAACGTCAATAACGGCATGGTCGATCTCTACGACAAGATCAAGAACCTGCCGGAATCCAAGCGTGATGAGATCATCCGCGACCTGCACGCTTGCCAGGAACACCGTCCGCGTCTGGCCATGGTCGACTCGGCCAAGGGCATTACCAACTTCCACTCGCCGAACGACATCATCGTCGACGCGTCGATGCCGGCGATGATCCGTCAGGGCGGCAAGATGTGGGGCGCCGATGGCAAAACGTACGACAGCAAGTGCGTCATGCCGGAATCGACCTTTGCCCGTATCTATCAGGAAATGATCAATTTCGTGAAGTGGCATGGCAACTTCGATCCGAAGACCATGGGCACCGTGCCGAACGTCGGTCTGATGGCCCAACAGGCCGAAGAATACGGCTCACACGACAAGACCTTCGAAATCGCCGAAGACGGCATTGCCAACATCGTCGATAACGCGACCGGCGAAGTGCTGCTGACGCAAAACGTCGAAGCTGGCGATATCTGGCGCATGTGCCAGGTCAAGGATGCGCCGATTCGCGACTGGGTCAAGCTGGCCGTTACCCGCGCCCGCCAGTCCGGCATGCCGGCCATCTTCTGGCTGGACGCCTATCGTCCGCACGAAAACGAGCTGATCAAGAAGGTCCAGAAGTACCTCAAGGATCACGATACCAACGGTCTCGACATCCAGATCATGTCGCAGGTCCGCGCCATGCGCTACACGCTTGAGCGCGTCGCCCGCGGTCTGGATACCATCTCGGTGACCGGCAACATCCTGCGTGATTACCTGACCGACCTGTTCCCAATCATGGAACTGGGCACCTCGGCCAAGATGCTGTCGATCGTCCCGCTGATGAACGGCGGCGGCATGTACGAAACCGGTGCCGGCGGCTCGGCCCCGAAGCACGTGCAACAGCTGACCCAGGAAAACCACCTGCGCTGGGATTCGCTCGGCGAATTCCTGGCCCTGGCTGTTTCGCTGGAAGAGCTGGGCATCAAGGAAAACAACGCCCGCGCCAAACTGCTGGCCAAGACCCTGGATGCTGCTACCGGCAAGCTGCTCGACAACAACAAGTCGCCGTCGCCGAAAACCGGTGAGCTCGACAATCGTGGTTCGCAGTTCTACCTCGCCATGTTCTGGGCGCAGGAGCTGGCTGCCCAGACCGAAGACAAGGAACTGGCAGCTCACTTTGCCAAGCTGGCCAAGACCCTGTCCGACAACGAAGGTCAGATCGTGGCCGAAATGAAGACGGTGCAAGGCAAGCCAGTCGATATCGGTGGCTACTACAAGGCTGATCCGGAGAAGTGCAAGGCTGTGATGCGTCCGAGCCCGACGCTCAACGCGGCACTGAAGGCAGCACGCGCCGGTTGA
- the icd gene encoding NADP-dependent isocitrate dehydrogenase has product MTSHIKIPQGGQKIVPGQPVPNNPIIPFIEGDGIGIDITPVMIKVIDAAVDKAYGGERKIHWMEVFAGEKSTRLYGPDEWFPKETFDALKEYAVSIKGPMTTPVGGGIRSLNVALRQELDLYQCVRPVQYFKGVPSPLKHPELTNMVIFRENTEDIYAGVEWAADSEQARKVIKFLQDEMGVKKIRFPASSGIGIKPISVEGTTRLVRAALKYVIANDRKSLTIVHKGNIMKFTEGLFRDIAYQVAKEEFGAELIDGGPWCHFTNPNTGREVTVKDSIADAFLQQILLRPAEYDVIATTNLNGDYISDALAAQVGGIGIAPGANISDQYACFEATHGTAPKYAGLDKVNPGSLILSAEMMLRHLGWKEAANRVIKAMEATIGDKKVTYDFARLMDGADELSCSEFGDAMIERM; this is encoded by the coding sequence ATGACATCGCACATCAAGATTCCGCAAGGTGGCCAGAAAATCGTTCCCGGCCAGCCGGTTCCGAACAATCCGATCATTCCCTTCATCGAGGGTGACGGTATCGGTATCGATATCACGCCGGTCATGATCAAGGTGATCGATGCTGCGGTCGACAAGGCTTATGGCGGTGAAAGGAAAATTCACTGGATGGAGGTTTTCGCCGGTGAAAAATCGACGCGTTTGTACGGTCCGGACGAGTGGTTTCCCAAGGAAACCTTCGATGCGCTGAAGGAGTATGCCGTCTCGATCAAGGGGCCGATGACGACGCCGGTCGGCGGCGGTATCCGCTCGCTCAATGTGGCGCTGCGCCAGGAGCTCGACCTCTACCAGTGCGTCCGCCCGGTTCAGTATTTCAAGGGCGTACCATCGCCGCTCAAGCACCCGGAACTGACCAATATGGTCATCTTCCGCGAGAACACCGAAGATATTTATGCCGGCGTCGAGTGGGCGGCCGATTCGGAACAGGCCAGGAAGGTCATCAAGTTCCTGCAGGATGAAATGGGCGTCAAGAAAATCCGTTTCCCGGCTAGCTCCGGTATCGGCATCAAGCCGATTTCGGTTGAAGGGACGACTCGCCTGGTGCGTGCCGCGCTCAAGTACGTCATTGCCAACGACCGCAAGTCGCTGACCATCGTGCACAAGGGCAACATCATGAAATTCACGGAAGGTCTGTTCCGTGACATCGCCTACCAGGTGGCCAAGGAGGAGTTTGGTGCCGAGTTGATCGATGGTGGCCCGTGGTGCCATTTCACCAATCCAAACACCGGTCGTGAAGTGACGGTCAAGGATTCGATTGCCGACGCCTTCCTGCAGCAGATCCTGCTGCGCCCGGCCGAGTACGATGTGATCGCGACGACCAACCTGAACGGCGACTACATTTCCGATGCGCTGGCTGCCCAGGTTGGCGGTATCGGCATTGCACCCGGCGCCAATATTTCCGACCAGTACGCCTGTTTTGAAGCAACGCACGGCACCGCGCCGAAGTATGCCGGGCTGGACAAGGTCAATCCGGGGTCGCTGATTCTTTCGGCAGAAATGATGCTGCGGCACCTCGGCTGGAAAGAGGCGGCCAATCGGGTCATCAAGGCGATGGAAGCGACAATCGGCGACAAGAAAGTGACCTACGACTTTGCCCGCTTGATGGATGGTGCCGATGAGTTGTCGTGCTCCGAGTTTGGCGATGCGATGATCGAACGCATGTAA
- the murI gene encoding glutamate racemase: MNTQPIAVFDSGLGGLTVLRALRGRLPQEDFFYFADTRFLPYGDRPETFLKQRGVLIAEALAKRGAKALVIACNTATAAAAEAIRAAIDLPIVALEPGVKPAVGQTRCGVIGVLATTRTLASERFQRLVGNHAAHLKVIPVACPGLAEAIESEGPESAVVAGLLDAFVAPLAAAEADVVVLGCTHYPWVAEAIARRMPPGVRLLDTGEPVARQLERLLSAGHLLGGGHGRLAVATSGAPVTVNATVNRLWGENLPVEHWEP; this comes from the coding sequence GTGAACACTCAACCGATTGCTGTTTTCGATTCCGGCCTTGGCGGCCTGACGGTGTTGCGTGCCTTGCGCGGTCGACTGCCGCAGGAAGACTTTTTCTATTTCGCCGACACCCGTTTTCTGCCTTACGGCGATCGACCGGAAACTTTTCTCAAGCAGCGTGGCGTATTGATTGCCGAGGCTTTGGCCAAGCGTGGCGCCAAGGCGCTGGTGATTGCCTGTAATACAGCCACGGCAGCAGCAGCTGAAGCGATTCGGGCGGCCATAGATTTACCGATTGTTGCCCTTGAACCGGGCGTCAAACCGGCCGTTGGGCAAACCCGCTGCGGGGTGATCGGTGTTCTTGCCACCACCCGAACTTTGGCCAGCGAGCGTTTCCAGCGTCTGGTCGGCAACCACGCAGCGCACCTCAAGGTGATTCCGGTGGCTTGCCCCGGCCTGGCCGAGGCCATCGAGAGTGAAGGACCGGAAAGCGCTGTCGTCGCCGGCTTGCTCGATGCTTTCGTCGCGCCGTTAGCGGCTGCCGAAGCCGATGTGGTGGTACTTGGTTGCACGCATTACCCTTGGGTGGCCGAGGCGATTGCCCGACGCATGCCGCCTGGTGTTCGCCTGCTGGATACCGGCGAACCGGTTGCCCGCCAGCTGGAACGCCTGCTTTCGGCCGGTCATTTGCTGGGCGGCGGTCATGGCCGTTTGGCGGTCGCGACGAGCGGCGCTCCGGTGACTGTCAATGCCACGGTCAACCGCTTGTGGGGCGAGAATTTGCCCGTTGAACATTGGGAGCCGTGA